From one Oncorhynchus clarkii lewisi isolate Uvic-CL-2024 chromosome 6, UVic_Ocla_1.0, whole genome shotgun sequence genomic stretch:
- the LOC139410941 gene encoding UPF0561 protein C2orf68 homolog, with amino-acid sequence MEILRDDEEQELKYKRTGRLDMSHGFLHHIRRNQIARDDYDKQVKQANERQRARLTTTPRRPRRPDIQVYHPRRGNGSEPGVGAETEEWNESGSSTEPETHGTELFWLDYQADSGCVTSFIVHKEDKPERVVERVAEKNVLDSAMRVALQARVRKEMDKRLDKR; translated from the exons ATGGAGATTTTGCGGGATGATGAAGAACAAGAGCTCAAATATAAACGTACGGGTCGTTTGGACATGAGCCATGGTTTCTTACACCACATTCGAAGGAACCAGATTGCCAG AGATGACTATGATAAGCAGGTAAAGCAGGCCAATGAGCGTCAGAGGGCCAGGCTCACCACTACCCCCCGACGCCCCCGCCGGCCAGATATCCAAGTGTACCATCCTCGACGTGGAA ATGGATCTGAGCCAGGAGTGGGTGCAGAGACTGAAGAGTGGAATGAGAGTGGGTCGAGTACAGAGCCAGAGACCCATGGAACTGAACTCTTCTGGCTGGACTACCAGGCTGACTCTGGCTGTGTCACCTCCTTCATTGTACAcaag GAGGACAAGCCAGAGAGGGTGGTGGAGCGTGTAGCAGAGAAGAATGTTCTGGACTCAGCCATGAGGGTGGCACTGCAGGCCCGGGTTCGAAAGGAAATGGATAAACGTCTGGACAAACGCTGA
- the LOC139410942 gene encoding ubiquitin carboxyl-terminal hydrolase 39-like has product MVSVKRERELDFEDDEATVPVKVGRSSEDRRSRHCPYLDTINRSVLDFDFEKLCSISLSHINVYACLICGKYFQGRGLKSHAYTHSVQFTHHVFLNLHTLKFYCLPDNYEIIDSSLEDITYVLKPTFTRQHISGLDKQGKLYRAYDGTTYLPGIVGLNNIKANDYANVVLQALSNVPPLRNYFLEEENYCGIRRPPGDIMFLLVQRFGELMRKLWNPRNFKAHVSPHEMLQAVVLCSKKNFQITKQGDAVDFLSWFMNALHGALGGTKKKPSSLTKVFQGSMRIFSKKLPHPDLPPEEKVALLLKEEYQEEMSESTFLFLTLDLPTAPLYKDEKEQLIIPQVPLFNILAKFNGNTEKEYKTYKENFLKRFQLLKLPPYLIFCIKRFTKNNFFVEKNPTIVNFPITNVDLREYLTEEAQVTEKNTTYDLVANVVHDGKPTEGAYRMHVLHHGTGKWYELQDLQVTDILPQMITLSEAYIQIWKRRENEDDTTNHTGA; this is encoded by the exons ATGGTCTCTGTAAAACGGGAGAGAGAACTTGACTTTGAAGACGATGAAG CTACAGTGCCTGTGAAAGTAGGCCGTTCATCTGAGGATCGCAGAAGTCGCCACTGTCCCTACCTCGACACAATCAATAG GAGTGTGCTGGACTTTGATTTTGAGAAGCTGTGCTCCATCTCGCTCTCCCACATCAACGTCTATGCTTGTCTCATCTGTGGGAAATACTTCCAAG GCAGAGGTCTGAAGTCCCATGCCTATACTCACAGTGTGCAGTTCACCCACCATGTGTTCCTCAATCTGCACACACTTAAGTTCTACTGTCTGCCAGATAACTACGAGATCATTGACTCATCGTTGGAAGACATCACG TATGTACTGAAGCCCACATTCACCAGACAGCACATCTCTGGATTGGACAAGCAGGGCAAGCTGTATCGAGCCTATGATGGCACCACCTATCTGCCTGGTATCGTAGGGCTCAACAACATCAAGGCTAATGACTACGCTAATGTGGTGCTGCAG GCCCTGTCCAATGTGCCCCCACTGCGGAACTACTTTCTGGAAGAGGAGAATTACTGCGGCATCCGTAGGCCACCTGGTGACATCATGTTCCTGCTGGTGCAGCGATTCGGTGAGCTGATGCGCAAGCTGTGGAACCCTCGGAACTTCAAGGCCCACGTGTCACCCCACGAGATGTTGCAGGCTGTAGTGCTGTGTAGCAAGAAGAACTTCCAGATCACCAAGCAAG GGGATGCTGTGGACTTTCTGTCCTGGTTCATGAACGCTCTGCATGGTGCATTGGGAGGAACCAAGAAGAAACCTT CAAGCCTCACCAAAGTGTTCCAAGGTTCCATGCGTATATTCTCCAAGAAGCTTCCTCATCCAGATTTG CCACCAGAAGAGAAGGTGGCTCTGCTGTTGAAGGAGGAGTACCAGGAGGAGATGTCGGAGTCCACCTTCCTCTTCCTGACCCTTGACCTTCCCACAGCCCCACTGTACAAGGATGAGAAGGAGCAGCTCATCATCCCACAGGTCCCCCTCTTCAACATCCTGGCCAAGTTTAACGGCAACACAGAGAAG GAGTATAAAACCTACAAAGAGAATTTCCTCAAAAGGTTCCAGTTGCTCAAGCTGCCCCCCTATCTCATCTTCTGCATCAAGAGGTTCACCAAGAACaacttctttgtggagaagaaccCCACCATCGTCAACTTTCCCATCAC GAACGTAGACCTTCGTGAGTACCTGACAGAAGAGGCACAGGTCACAGAGAAGAACACCACCTATGACCTGGTGGCCAACGTGGTGCATGATGGGAAGCCCACTGAGGGGGCATACAGAATGCATGTCCTGCATCAT GGCACTGGGAAGTGGTACGAGCTCCAGGACTTGCAGGTGACAGATATCCTGCCCCAGATGATCACACTGTCGGAGGCCTACATTCAG ATTTGGAAAAGAAGAGAGAACGAAGATGACACAACTAACCACACAGGGGCGTGA
- the LOC139410943 gene encoding surfactant protein Bb, with protein sequence MAFLQLIVLIFMASFCIGETMVIGEPTRPKLGITQLSSTTDICSDCSQIIELFTDMISNTDTQELIHNTLDALCLRLPIVEAQSHCMSQVHMYLPQALQYLTGILKPGETCMVLGLCAVRSERKAPEPLPPTFNDIDLSNAVLDSGTSPEVQISPQCTFCVYLMKKLESMLPTEKTEDAIVKLMGEVCGLLPASYKDQCDDFINKYGKEIVDFLLSSAAPHSICALLHLCLFQETPSMEMPLPSDCDSCRTLAVLSRLHLGLNATEPQTSSFLQSVCLKHPNAVPKCEMFTKLYGPRLQKVLGSQLDAPDTCERADMCVAVKEQHLLGKNQCTWGPSYICRDLKTAQGCGMVDFCQKVMWN encoded by the exons ATGGCGTTTTTACAATTGATTGTCTTGATCTTCATGGCATCTTTTTGTATTG GTGAGACCATGGTCATCGGTGAGCCTACCAGGCCCAAGTTGGGCATCACACAGCTGTCCTCA ACAACTGACATCTGCTCAGACTGCAGCCAGATCATTGAGCTATTCACAGACATGATCTCCAACACTGACACCCAG GAGCTGATCCACAACACCCTGGATGCCCTGTGTCTGCGCCTCCCCATAGTTGAGGCTCAAAGCCACTGTATGTCCCAGGTGCATATGTACCTGCCCCAAGCCCTCCAGTACCTCACTGGCATACTG AAGCCAGGTGAGACGTGTATGGTCCTGGGCCTGTGTGCTGTCCGCTCAGAGAGAAAAGCGCCCGAACCGCTTCCTCCCACTTTCAATGACATCGATCTTTCGAATGCTGTACTTGACTCAGGCACCAGCCCAGAG GTGCAGATCAGCCCACAGTGTACCTTCTGTGTTTATCTTATGAAGAAACTGGAGAGCATGTTGCCTACAGAGAAGACTGAG GATGCCATAGTGAAGCTAATGGGTGAGGTGTGTGGCCTCCTGCCTGCAAGCTACAAAGACCAGTGTGACGACTTCATCAACAAGTATGGAAAGGAGATTGTTGACTTCCTGCTGTCGTCAGCCGCCCCTCACTCCATCTGTGCCCTGCTGCACCTGTGTCTGTTCCAGGAGACCCCCAGCATGG AGATGCCCCTCCCCTCTGACTGTGATTCCTGCCGTACGCTGGCGGTTCTGAGCCGGCTCCACCTGGGTCTCAACGCCACTGAACCTCagacctcctctttcctccagtctgtctgccTGAAGCACCCCAATGCCGTCCCCAAG TGTGAAATGTTCACCAAACTCTACGGTCCCAGACTACAGAAGGTTCTGGGAAGCCAATTGGATGCTCCGGATACATGTGAG AGAGCTGATATGTGTGTTGCTGTGAAAGAGCAGCACCTTCTGGGGAAGAACCAGTGTACCTGGGGACCCAGTTACATCTGCAGGGACTTGAAAACTGCTCAGGGGTGTGGT ATGGTAGACTTCTGCCAGAAGGTGATGTGGAACTAG